In Vanacampus margaritifer isolate UIUO_Vmar chromosome 9, RoL_Vmar_1.0, whole genome shotgun sequence, the following proteins share a genomic window:
- the tpbg gene encoding trophoblast glycoprotein has product MVVKDKMRLLSTSCLCQSEGIRMNALTSGVMQLLLLLAIIMSCQGCPEKCACSLQTVKCQNQDLDAIPHSIPVNSKLLFITGNNISSINEDSFTSHLELLTDLDLTDNKMEAVEKMVFHNLPNLERLDLSNNKIQTFSEKAFPDDNKLQVLNLSRSFHNHSSVNGLVNVLENGKLFHLTVLDLSDNDLVLLPDDLFTSLSNLVNLSLQNSSIISIPDRILKVPQLQDLDLRHNSLRNIPPTTLTEFNLKPDLHIRLEGNPWRCDCFIEDLLVWLKNSTQVTDMKNLTCADPERLRRRPLLQVEQSQLKCSGNMEGVLETSYVFLGLVLALIGVIFLLVLYLNRKGIKRWMYNIRDACRDHMEGYHYRYEINADPRLANLSINSDV; this is encoded by the coding sequence ATGGTGGTAAAAGACAAGATGCGCCTGCTGAGCACATCGTGCTTGTGTCAAAGCGAAGGAATCCGAATGAATGCATTAACGTCCGGTGTGATGCAGTTACTTTTGCTCCTTGCTATCATAATGTCCTGTCAAGGCTGCCCAGAAAAATGCGCATGTTCCTTGCAAACAGTGAAATGCCAAAACCAGGACTTGGACGCAATTCCACATTCCATACCTGTGAATTCTAAGTTACTTTTCATTACGGGAAACAACATTTCGAGTATCAATGAGGACTCGTTTACTAGCCACCTGGAATTATTAACAGATCTTGATCTCACTGATAATAAGATGGAGGCAGTGGAGAAAATGGTGTTTCATAACTTGCCAAACCTAGAGCGGCTGGATCTGAGCAACAATAAAATCCAAACTTTCAGCGAAAAGGCTTTTCCAGATGACAACAAATTGCAGGTGTTGAACCTCAGTAGGTCTTTTCATAATCATTCTTCTGTGAACGGGCTGGTGAATGTCCTAGAAAATGGAAAACTCTTCCATCTGACAGTCTTAGACCTGTCCGACAATGACCTTGTGCTTCTGCCAGATGATTTATTCACAAGTTTATCCAATCTGGTCAACCTCAGCCTGCAGAACAGTTCCATCATCTCAATCCCCGACAGGATACTAAAGGTGCCACAACTGCAAGACCTTGACCTGAGGCACAACAGTCTCAGGAATATCCCTCCCACCACGCTGACTGAGTTCAACTTGAAGCCAGACCTTCATATTCGTTTAGAAGGGAATCCCTGGCGTTGTGACTGTTTTATTGAGGACTTGTTGGTGTGGCTGAAGAACTCCACTCAGGTCACGGACATGAAGAACCTGACCTGTGCCGACCCCGAGCGTCTGAGGCGCCGGCCACTATTGCAGGTGGAGCAGTCCCAGCTGAAGTGTTCAGGCAACATGGAAGGTGTGCTCGAGACTTCGTACGTCTTCCTGGGTTTGGTGCTGGCGCTAATTGGCGTCATATTTCTGTTGGTGCTCTACTTGAACCGCAAAGGCATCAAGCGCTGGATGTACAACATTCGGGATGCTTGTAGGGACCACATGGAGGGATATCATTACAGGTATGAAATAAACGCTGACCCACGTTTGGCCAATCTGAGCATCAACTCAGATGTATAA